From a single Molothrus ater isolate BHLD 08-10-18 breed brown headed cowbird chromosome Z, BPBGC_Mater_1.1, whole genome shotgun sequence genomic region:
- the NSA2 gene encoding ribosome biogenesis protein NSA2 homolog — MPQNEHIELHRKRYGYRLDYHEKRRKKEGREAHERSRKAKKMIGLKAKLYHKQRHAEKIQMKKTIKMHEKRNTKQKSDEKTPKGAVPAYLLDREGQSRAKVLSNMIKQKRKEKAGKWEVPVPKVRAQGETEVLKVIRTGKRKKKAWKRMVTKVCFVGDGFTRKPPKYERFIRPMGLRFKKAHVTHPELKATFCLPILGVKKNPSSPLYTQLGVITKGTVIEVNVSELGLVTQGGKVIWGKYAQVTNNPENDGCINAILLV, encoded by the exons ATG CCGCAGAACGAGCACATCGAGCTCCACCGCAAGCGCTATGGCTACCGGCTGGACTACCACGAGAAGCGGAGGAAGAAGGAGGGCCGGGAGGCGCACGAGCGGTCCCGCAAGGCCAAGAAGATGATTGGGCTGAAGGCGAAGCTGTACCATAAGCAGCGGCATGCCGAGAAGATACAGATGAAAAAGAC caTTAAAATGCATGAGAAGAGAAATACAAAGCAGAAGAGTGATGAAAAAACACCCAAAGGAGCTGTACCAGCATACCTGCTGGACAGAGAGGGCCAGTCCCGGGCCAAGGTCCTCTCTAACATgatcaaacaaaaaagaaaggaaaaagct GGGAAGTGGGAGGTGCCTGTGCCAAAGGTTCGTGCACAAGGAGAAACAGAAGTTTTAAAGGTGATTCgtacaggaaagagaaaaaagaaggcaTGGAAGAGGATGGTTACaaaagtttgttttgttggagATGGCTTTACTAGGAAGCCTCCTAAGTACGAGCGATTCATTCGACCAATG GGCTTACGTTTCAAGAAGGCACATGTGACACATCCTGAACTTAAAGCTACTTTTTGCCTGCCTATCCTTGGTGTAAAAAAGAATCCATCATCTCCTTTATATACCCAGCTGGGAGTAATTACTAAGGGTACTGTAATTGAGGTGAACGTGAGTGAGCTTGGCCTTGTGACACAAGGGGGCAAAGTTATCTGGG GGAAATACGCCCAAGTAACTAATAATCCAGAAAATGATGGCTGTATTAATGCAATTCTACTTGTTTAA